In Opitutus sp. ER46, one DNA window encodes the following:
- a CDS encoding efflux transporter outer membrane subunit, with amino-acid sequence MLSALPYRPFRFASLLVPLAVAGCATATIRGVSDATTAAPTQWQQASSANATPGALDTASLTTWWTRLNDPVLNQLISDALAGSPDIRTAVSRIEQARAARGIDRAALLPSVSAGVSGQGSRTRNRDANTTARSESYSGSLDAAWEIDLFGRNYQTLVAANADLAQAAENLHAAQVSLAAEVATTYVSLRSAELQLAIVEQSLTTRAETTQLTQWREQAGTGDALATQQALATLEETRASIPTLRTSVTAARNQLAVLAGRTPGAYDALLASARPLPTVPTNLAVGIPAETLRQRPDIRAAQHAVEAAVARRKSAERNRLPSLSLSGSIGVEALRAGDLFSPQASLANLVGNLTAPIFDAGRRRDTVVVQDQLARQALIAYESAVLSALSEVENALVAVQHTSERLENLNRATTAAQQAADLARLQFEAGTVDILTVLDTQRTLLSLQREQVSTAADQATAHITLYKALGGGWSASASFAVSTSTR; translated from the coding sequence ATGCTCTCCGCCCTCCCATATCGTCCCTTCCGCTTCGCCTCGCTCCTCGTGCCGCTCGCCGTCGCCGGCTGCGCCACGGCCACCATCCGCGGCGTCAGCGACGCCACCACCGCCGCGCCCACCCAGTGGCAGCAGGCATCCTCGGCCAACGCCACCCCCGGCGCGCTCGACACCGCGAGCCTCACCACGTGGTGGACCCGCCTCAACGATCCCGTTCTCAACCAGCTGATCAGCGACGCCCTCGCCGGGAGCCCCGACATCCGCACCGCCGTCTCCCGCATCGAGCAGGCCCGCGCCGCCCGCGGCATCGACCGCGCCGCCCTCCTGCCATCCGTCTCCGCCGGCGTCTCCGGCCAGGGCTCCCGCACCCGCAATCGCGACGCCAACACCACTGCGCGCTCTGAGTCCTACAGCGGCTCCCTCGACGCCGCCTGGGAGATCGACCTCTTCGGCCGCAACTACCAGACGCTCGTGGCCGCCAACGCTGACCTCGCGCAAGCCGCCGAAAATCTCCACGCCGCCCAGGTCTCCCTCGCCGCCGAGGTCGCCACCACCTACGTCAGCCTCCGCTCCGCGGAGCTCCAGCTCGCCATCGTCGAGCAGAGTCTCACCACCCGCGCCGAAACCACCCAGCTCACCCAGTGGCGCGAACAGGCAGGCACCGGCGACGCCCTCGCCACCCAACAGGCCCTCGCCACCCTCGAGGAAACCCGTGCCTCCATCCCCACGCTCCGCACGTCCGTCACCGCTGCGCGCAACCAGCTTGCCGTCCTCGCCGGCCGCACCCCCGGCGCCTACGACGCCCTCCTCGCCTCCGCCCGCCCTCTTCCCACCGTCCCCACTAACCTCGCCGTCGGCATCCCCGCCGAAACCCTCCGCCAGCGGCCCGACATCCGCGCCGCCCAGCATGCCGTCGAAGCCGCCGTCGCTCGCCGGAAGAGCGCCGAACGCAACCGCCTGCCTTCCCTCAGCCTCTCCGGCTCCATCGGCGTCGAGGCCCTCCGCGCCGGCGACCTGTTCTCCCCGCAGGCGTCCCTCGCCAATCTCGTCGGCAACCTGACCGCCCCGATCTTCGACGCCGGCCGCCGCCGCGACACCGTCGTCGTCCAGGACCAACTCGCCCGCCAAGCGCTCATCGCCTACGAGTCCGCCGTCCTCTCCGCGCTGAGCGAGGTCGAGAACGCCCTCGTCGCCGTCCAGCATACGAGCGAGCGGCTCGAGAACCTCAACCGTGCCACCACCGCTGCCCAGCAGGCCGCCGACCTCGCCCGCCTGCAGTTCGAAGCCGGCACCGTCGACATCCTCACCGTCCTCGACACGCAGCGCACGCTCCTGTCGCTCCAGCGCGAGCAGGTCAGCACCGCCGCCGACCAGGCCACCGCCCACATCACGCTCTACAAGGCCCTCGGCGGCGGCTGGTCCGCCTCCGCCTCCTTCGCCGTCTCCACTTCCACCCGCTGA
- a CDS encoding TonB-dependent receptor, which produces MALTLGAMLGRAQTAPAPTAATVNPPPSTAPTEPIVKLDEVVVSGMRTSLSAALDIKRESVQLVDSIVSEDIGKFPDNNLVEALQRMTGVQVTNRGAGEIATVSIRGLNDINTTLNGQNIFTASGTALALQDVPASLLSRVDVYKTRSADLIEAGIAGSMDIRTHRPFDFKGRKFVVAARGIYQEQADRTGSNLSAMYSDRWDTSAGKVGALVALAFVKTPYRDQNVTAGAMVPFVTDQAVTTGSVTWVPYERIFTTRDGIAENPIWQAGLEDGLPTAPGSTITMNGVKVPYVLSRDAVFQNDYTGTRERPAANVVLQWAPNKDSEYTFEGFYNGYRNDIFNNLFFSFVDWWGGPHGKVTLYPGTNIVKARERTPWVYGFTSGDLTKGKTDSYFYSVSGKWNVTPDLKLKSALTYQDSQYTTDFFAMRADHVHNAIAVDFNPGNGIPAYQFEDDPATAGINESNMADPRLWNIAQLYDNANKFKGDAYTWTADGDYKPQWSMLSAIKFGVRYDVREASEYQRTQSADALGVPLNSYPELWHFNHDFFDGHSDVPRSWVVPNGYAIFDNAEKWRQLYKAKFPAFKLGNELSLFENFNVEETTTAAYLRGDFKTFIADRKLDGQVGARYVNVKTDMDFTDQGTLTRGSASVTKGKLLPSGSLRYAITPNLMLRASYAETLRRPSFADLNPMINYVKDVTNVGYGTATGGNPNLKPTESKNYDVALEWYFGKASSIYATLFKRKIDGFVVSFRKRVTYQNYDYILTQPDNTSNGELKGYEVGLVYFPDNLPGLLNGLGVQASYTGLDSQQDIPITDSAGKVTGTLTRDLFGVSKSSYSAVLAYERKRFSTRLSYVWREAFLNNYEAALFANPLGVYRAPESSLDFQLTYRVMDNLVLTFDATNLTEEIYQSYYKNAYTNNFGSSLYSRTFALGARYSF; this is translated from the coding sequence TTGGCGCTCACGTTGGGCGCGATGCTGGGCCGGGCCCAGACGGCGCCGGCGCCCACGGCGGCGACGGTGAATCCGCCGCCCTCGACCGCGCCGACCGAGCCGATCGTGAAACTGGATGAAGTGGTTGTATCGGGCATGCGCACGAGCTTGTCGGCGGCGTTGGACATCAAGCGCGAGTCGGTGCAGCTGGTGGACTCGATCGTGTCGGAGGACATCGGCAAGTTTCCCGACAACAACCTGGTCGAGGCACTGCAGCGCATGACGGGCGTGCAGGTGACGAACCGCGGGGCGGGTGAGATCGCGACGGTGTCGATCCGCGGTCTGAACGATATCAACACGACGCTGAACGGGCAGAACATCTTCACGGCCTCGGGCACGGCGCTCGCGTTGCAGGACGTGCCGGCGAGCCTGCTCTCGCGGGTGGACGTCTACAAGACCCGCTCGGCCGACCTGATCGAGGCGGGCATCGCGGGCTCGATGGACATCCGCACGCACCGGCCCTTCGACTTCAAGGGCCGCAAGTTCGTGGTGGCGGCGCGCGGGATCTATCAGGAGCAGGCGGACCGCACCGGCTCGAACCTGAGCGCGATGTACAGCGACCGCTGGGATACCAGCGCGGGGAAGGTGGGCGCGCTGGTGGCGCTCGCCTTCGTGAAGACGCCCTATCGCGACCAGAACGTGACGGCGGGGGCGATGGTGCCGTTCGTGACGGACCAGGCGGTGACGACGGGCTCGGTCACGTGGGTGCCGTACGAACGCATTTTCACGACGCGGGACGGGATTGCGGAGAATCCGATCTGGCAGGCGGGCCTGGAGGACGGGCTGCCCACGGCGCCGGGGTCGACGATCACGATGAACGGCGTGAAGGTGCCCTACGTGCTGTCGCGCGACGCGGTGTTCCAGAACGACTACACCGGCACGCGCGAGCGGCCGGCGGCGAACGTGGTGCTGCAGTGGGCGCCGAACAAGGATTCCGAATACACGTTCGAGGGGTTCTACAACGGGTACCGCAACGACATCTTCAACAACCTGTTCTTCTCCTTTGTCGACTGGTGGGGCGGCCCGCACGGCAAGGTGACGCTGTATCCCGGCACGAACATCGTGAAGGCGCGCGAGCGCACGCCCTGGGTGTACGGATTCACCAGCGGCGACCTGACGAAGGGCAAGACGGACAGCTATTTCTACTCCGTCAGCGGCAAGTGGAACGTGACGCCGGATCTGAAGCTGAAGTCGGCGCTGACGTACCAGGACAGCCAGTACACGACGGACTTCTTCGCGATGCGCGCGGATCACGTGCACAACGCGATCGCGGTCGACTTCAATCCCGGCAATGGCATCCCGGCGTACCAGTTCGAGGACGACCCGGCGACTGCGGGGATCAACGAGTCGAACATGGCGGACCCGCGGCTCTGGAACATCGCGCAGCTCTACGACAACGCGAACAAGTTCAAGGGCGACGCCTACACCTGGACGGCGGACGGCGACTACAAGCCGCAGTGGTCGATGCTCTCGGCGATCAAGTTTGGCGTGCGCTACGACGTGCGCGAGGCCTCGGAGTATCAGCGCACGCAGAGCGCCGATGCGCTGGGCGTGCCGTTGAACAGCTATCCCGAGCTGTGGCACTTCAATCATGACTTTTTCGACGGTCACTCGGATGTGCCGCGCTCGTGGGTGGTGCCGAACGGCTACGCAATCTTCGACAACGCGGAGAAATGGCGGCAGCTCTACAAGGCGAAGTTCCCCGCCTTCAAGCTGGGCAACGAGCTTTCGCTCTTCGAGAACTTCAACGTCGAAGAGACGACGACGGCGGCGTACCTGCGCGGTGACTTCAAAACCTTCATCGCCGACCGGAAGCTGGATGGCCAGGTGGGCGCGCGGTACGTGAACGTGAAGACCGACATGGACTTCACGGACCAGGGCACGCTGACACGCGGCTCGGCCTCGGTGACGAAGGGCAAGCTGCTGCCGAGCGGCTCGCTGCGGTACGCGATCACGCCGAACCTGATGTTGCGGGCGAGCTATGCGGAGACGTTGCGGCGTCCGAGCTTCGCGGACCTGAACCCGATGATCAACTACGTGAAGGACGTGACGAACGTCGGCTACGGCACCGCGACAGGCGGCAACCCGAACCTGAAGCCGACTGAGTCGAAGAACTACGACGTCGCGCTGGAATGGTACTTTGGGAAGGCGAGCTCGATCTATGCGACGCTGTTCAAGCGCAAGATCGACGGCTTCGTGGTCAGTTTCCGCAAGCGGGTGACCTACCAGAACTACGACTACATCCTGACGCAGCCGGACAATACGTCGAACGGCGAACTGAAGGGTTACGAAGTCGGCTTGGTCTATTTCCCGGACAATCTACCGGGCCTGCTCAACGGGTTGGGGGTGCAGGCGAGTTACACGGGTCTGGATTCGCAGCAGGACATCCCGATCACGGATTCGGCGGGCAAGGTGACGGGGACGCTCACCCGCGACCTGTTCGGGGTGTCGAAGTCCTCGTACAGCGCGGTGCTGGCGTATGAGCGCAAGCGGTTTAGCACCCGGCTTTCATACGTCTGGCGCGAGGCGTTCCTAAATAACTATGAGGCGGCGCTGTTTGCGAATCCGCTGGGGGTTTACCGCGCCCCCGAGTCGAGTCTCGACTTCCAGCTGACCTATCGGGTGATGGACAATCTGGTGCTTACCTTCGACGCCACGAATCTGACGGAGGAGATCTATCAGAGTTACTATAAGAACGCATATACCAATAACTTTGGTTCGTCGCTTTACAGCCGGACCTTTGCCTTGGGTGCCCGGTACTCGTTCTGA